The genomic window CATGCGCCCGATTGCCGAGATTCAGTTTGCCGACTACATCGGCCCCGGCTTTGACCAGATTCTGAGTCAGGCGGCCAAGATTCGCTACCGCAGCGGCGGGCAATTCAGTGCGCCGCTCGTCATCCGCACTCCGTCGGGCGGCGGCGTGAAGGGCGGGCACCACCACAGCCAAAGCCCCGAGGCGTACTACTGCCACATGGCGGGCATCAAGGTGGTCATGCCGAGCACGCCCTACGACGCCAAGGGCCTGCTCAAAGCCGCCGTTCGCAGCGACGACCCAGTGATGTTCTTCGAGCCCAAGCGCCTTTACCGCGCTGCCAAGGGCGAAGTGCCCGAGCACGACTACGTGGTGGAACTCGGCAAGGCGGCCATTCGCCGCGAGGGCGACGACCTCTCGCTCATCGGCTACGGCGGCGTGATGCCCGACCTGGAACGGGCCGCCGACGCGCTCGCCGCCGAGGGCATCAGCGTGGAAGTCATCGACCTGCGCTCGCTGGTGCCGTGGGACCGTCCGCTGGTGCTTCAGAGCGTGGAAAAAACGGGCCGCGCCGTGCTCGTCAGCGAGGCGCCGCGCATGGCGAATTTCATGGGCGAGGTGGCCTACACCATTCAGAACGAGGCCTTCGATTCCCTCTCGGCTCCGGTGCAGCAGGTGGCGGGCTTCGACACGCCCTATCCCTACATTCAGGACAAGATTTATCTGCCGGGCGCCAACCGCATCGTCGCCGCCTGCGTCAAGGCGCTGAACTACTAGTGCTGATTGGCGGCTGCTAGCTTCCCCCCATGCCTGACCCTCTGCGTCCCGTTCTCGGTCTTCTCGGCCTCGTCATCGGCTTCGGTCTGTACGCCCTCGCCGGGCGGCTGGCCGAGCCATGGCAGAGCGTGACTCTGGCCCTGCTCTTTGCCCTGCTGGGCGCCGCCGCGTGGGGCTACGCGCAGGGTGAGCGGTGGATTCACGTCTTGGCGGGCGTGTTGCTCGCCTACGCCCTGTTTCGTCTTCTTTTCCCCTTCCTGAACCCGAGGTAATTCATGAAAGAACTGCTGCTGCCCGAACTCGCCGAAAGCGTCGTCGAGGGCGAAATCCTGAAATGGCTGGTGGAGGAGGGCGACGCTATTGCCCTCGAACAGCCGCTGTGCGAAGTGATGACCGACAAGGTGACCGTCGAACTGCCGAGCCCCTTTGAGGGCACGCTGCACAAGCGCATGGCGAACGAGGGCGACGTGGTGGCCGTACACGCCGTCATCGCCCTGATCGACGACGGTGCGGGTGCCGGGGCCGGAGCAATACCAAGTGCTACCCAGGCCATTCAGGACAGCGCCGAGAACCCGACGACGACTGAAGTGACCCTGCCTGCCCAGGCGGAGGAGGAGCGCGAGGCGATGGGCGGGAGCATCGTGGAAGCCGGGCACATCGCCAAGGCCGACGACGACTCGACCAGCCTCTTCAAGACCTTCGCCAACGACGAGGAGGTCAAGGTGCAGGGCCTCGGCGCCCGTTCTGGCAGTGGCGCGCCCGGCAGCAGCACGGCGGGCACCGGGACGCTAGACCGCGCACCGGAGACTGCCCCCGCTTCCCCTACGCCTGCCACTGCGAACGGGGGCCGCGTCCTCGCCGTCCCCGCCGCGCGTCAGGCGGCCCGCGAGCTCGGCATTGACCTCGCTGCGGTGCGCGGCAGTGGCCCCAACGGGCGCATTCGCGTGGCGGACGTGCTCGCGCACCAGCAGAGCGGGCAGGCCCAGCCCCAGCAAACCCAGCCTCAACAGGCGGCGGCCTCTCAAGCAGTGGCCCCTCAGCCTCAAGCCGCCGCTCCCGCTGCCCCGGCACCTGCCGGCAAGCTCGCCGCGCCCTCCGCGCACCTGCCCGCCCCGGTGCAGTACCGCACGCCCAAGGG from Deinococcus radiodurans R1 = ATCC 13939 = DSM 20539 includes these protein-coding regions:
- a CDS encoding alpha-ketoacid dehydrogenase subunit beta, producing the protein MTATQEKQAQGKQAGTEQPAVRTLNLIQAITEALADELERDPNVVLFGEDVGARGGVFMATAGLQERFGKKRVFDTPLAEGSIVGAAVGMAVRGMRPIAEIQFADYIGPGFDQILSQAAKIRYRSGGQFSAPLVIRTPSGGGVKGGHHHSQSPEAYYCHMAGIKVVMPSTPYDAKGLLKAAVRSDDPVMFFEPKRLYRAAKGEVPEHDYVVELGKAAIRREGDDLSLIGYGGVMPDLERAADALAAEGISVEVIDLRSLVPWDRPLVLQSVEKTGRAVLVSEAPRMANFMGEVAYTIQNEAFDSLSAPVQQVAGFDTPYPYIQDKIYLPGANRIVAACVKALNY
- a CDS encoding dihydrolipoamide acetyltransferase family protein, which gives rise to MKELLLPELAESVVEGEILKWLVEEGDAIALEQPLCEVMTDKVTVELPSPFEGTLHKRMANEGDVVAVHAVIALIDDGAGAGAGAIPSATQAIQDSAENPTTTEVTLPAQAEEEREAMGGSIVEAGHIAKADDDSTSLFKTFANDEEVKVQGLGARSGSGAPGSSTAGTGTLDRAPETAPASPTPATANGGRVLAVPAARQAARELGIDLAAVRGSGPNGRIRVADVLAHQQSGQAQPQQTQPQQAAASQAVAPQPQAAAPAAPAPAGKLAAPSAHLPAPVQYRTPKGYEDRETRVPLRGMRRAIANQMQASHLYTVRTLTVDEVNLTKLVEFRQRVKDEAKAADVKLSYLPFIFKAITVALKKYPSLNTSFDEATQEIVQKSYYNLGMAVATEAGLTVPVIRDVDRKSIFDLARDVVDLAGRANAGKLSPDELTGSSFSVTNIGSIGALFSFPIINVPDAAIMGVHSIVKRPIVDEHDNITVAHMMYLSLSFDHRLIDGAEAARFCKEVIRLLENPDRLMLEGF